The following coding sequences lie in one Microvirga sp. 17 mud 1-3 genomic window:
- the lptB gene encoding LPS export ABC transporter ATP-binding protein has product MLAFDPRGGTATFGGPGTLAVKGLQKSYRGRTVVHDAALNVRAGEAVGLLGPNGAGKTTIFYMITGLVSADRGLISLDGHDVTNLPMYRRARLGIGYLPQEASIFRGLNVEDNIRAVLEIVEPSRKERERKLDALLDEFNITRLRKAPSIALSGGERRRCEIARALAGEPTFMLLDEPFAGIDPIAVGDIQNLVRHLTRRGIGVLITDHNVRETLGLIDRAYIIHSGRVLTEGHPDEIVANEEVRRLYLGEDFRL; this is encoded by the coding sequence GTGCTCGCCTTCGACCCGCGCGGGGGCACCGCCACCTTCGGCGGACCGGGTACCCTCGCGGTCAAGGGCCTGCAGAAGAGCTATCGCGGCCGCACCGTGGTGCACGATGCCGCTCTCAACGTCAGGGCCGGCGAGGCCGTCGGCCTTCTCGGCCCCAACGGCGCCGGCAAGACCACGATCTTCTACATGATCACCGGCCTCGTCTCGGCCGATCGCGGCCTCATCAGCCTCGACGGGCACGACGTGACGAACCTGCCCATGTATCGCCGCGCCCGTCTCGGCATCGGCTACCTGCCGCAGGAGGCCTCGATCTTCCGCGGCCTGAACGTGGAGGACAACATCCGCGCGGTGCTTGAGATCGTGGAGCCGAGCCGCAAGGAGCGGGAGCGCAAGCTCGATGCGCTGCTCGACGAGTTCAACATCACGCGCCTGCGCAAGGCCCCGTCCATCGCCCTCTCGGGCGGCGAGCGGCGGCGCTGCGAGATTGCCCGCGCGCTTGCGGGCGAGCCGACCTTCATGCTGCTCGACGAGCCCTTCGCGGGCATCGACCCGATCGCCGTGGGCGACATCCAGAACCTCGTGCGGCACCTGACCCGGCGCGGCATCGGCGTGCTGATCACCGACCACAATGTCCGCGAGACCTTGGGCCTCATCGACCGGGCCTACATCATCCATTCCGGCCGCGTCCTGACAGAAGGTCACCCGGACGAGATCGTGGCCAACGAGGAAGTGCGCCGCCTCTATCTCGGCGAGGATTTCCGGCTCTAG
- a CDS encoding LptA/OstA family protein: MIPSPKTFRSVALLSALALSVPAGIQAAAAQGAAPKERAAGFGNFGASKEPIKIDADKLDVYDKEGRAVFTGNVVAVQGESTMNCSLMTVLYEQKRDGQNSGPAAPGADDSAIKKIDCKGPVTIVSKTQVATGDNASFDRVANKIYLTGNAALSDGPNVTRGERVVYDLNSGIANIETKPGGRVRALFVPGSGNAEGAAGGAGNAKPKSQKPATN, translated from the coding sequence ATGATCCCGTCCCCGAAGACATTCCGTTCCGTGGCGCTCCTGAGCGCACTCGCCCTCTCGGTCCCGGCCGGGATCCAGGCTGCCGCTGCGCAGGGAGCCGCGCCCAAGGAGCGGGCGGCCGGCTTCGGCAATTTCGGCGCCAGCAAGGAGCCGATCAAGATCGATGCCGACAAGCTCGACGTCTACGACAAGGAAGGCCGGGCGGTTTTCACGGGCAACGTGGTGGCGGTTCAGGGCGAAAGCACCATGAACTGCAGCCTGATGACGGTCCTCTACGAGCAGAAGCGCGACGGCCAGAACAGCGGCCCCGCGGCGCCCGGTGCCGACGACAGCGCCATCAAGAAGATCGATTGCAAAGGCCCCGTCACCATCGTGTCCAAGACCCAGGTGGCGACCGGCGACAACGCCTCCTTCGACCGGGTGGCCAACAAGATCTACCTGACCGGCAATGCGGCCCTGAGCGACGGCCCCAACGTCACCCGCGGCGAGCGGGTGGTCTACGATCTCAATAGCGGCATCGCCAATATCGAAACCAAGCCCGGCGGCCGGGTGCGTGCGCTCTTCGTCCCGGGCAGCGGCAACGCGGAAGGCGCTGCGGGCGGGGCCGGCAACGCCAAGCCGAAGTCACAGAAGCCGGCGACGAACTGA
- the hpf gene encoding ribosome hibernation-promoting factor, HPF/YfiA family, which yields MTLRVSGKNLDIGETLRTQVEARMATALTKYFDGTFKGHVTVTRDGTGFRTDCVLHLPTGITLEASGAANDAYASFDQTAERIERRLRRYKQRLKEHPLTRNGRDSGLEAPYAVFEAPTDESVQEEGYHPVVIAETTKPLHRFSVSDAVLQLDLTGAPALVFIHASTGRVNVVYRRSDGAIGWVDPPLGQK from the coding sequence ATGACATTGCGGGTATCCGGCAAGAATCTCGATATTGGCGAGACCTTGAGAACCCAGGTCGAGGCGCGGATGGCGACGGCGCTGACCAAATATTTCGACGGGACCTTTAAGGGCCATGTCACTGTGACCCGGGACGGCACCGGTTTCCGGACCGATTGCGTCCTGCATCTGCCCACGGGGATCACCCTGGAGGCCTCGGGCGCCGCCAACGATGCCTATGCGAGCTTCGACCAGACCGCGGAGCGGATCGAGCGGCGCCTGCGTCGCTACAAGCAGCGCCTGAAGGAGCATCCCCTCACCCGCAACGGGCGCGATTCGGGGCTCGAGGCCCCCTATGCGGTCTTCGAGGCGCCGACGGACGAATCGGTCCAGGAGGAGGGATACCACCCTGTGGTCATTGCCGAGACCACGAAGCCGCTGCATCGTTTCTCGGTCAGCGACGCCGTTCTGCAGCTCGACCTGACGGGGGCTCCGGCGCTCGTATTTATCCATGCTAGCACCGGCCGCGTGAACGTCGTATACCGCCGCAGCGACGGGGCGATCGGGTGGGTCGATCCGCCGCTTGGTCAAAAGTAA
- a CDS encoding TonB-dependent hemoglobin/transferrin/lactoferrin family receptor, whose amino-acid sequence MITFLREGFRASTSPRTLLLASLAGLPFTAAHAQDAAQPVPAPDGAVVLDTITVTSGKTGDKVINDLAGSSVVTRRQIDLFQSSRISDALQGVPGVAVQETGTDPGQAVNIRGLQDFGRVNVLVDGARQDYQVSGHGANGTFYLDPELIGQVDITRGPVSTVYGSGAIGGVVSFRTRTIDDILKPDETYGAVQKFGAGTNGAGIVTNSMAGARIGTAADVFGQFLYRNTGNYRDGNGDKVRDSESELTSGLFKFNLYPADGHTVSGSALLQNYDFANNGDTGVGTRFRNDVTANTFTLGYRFNRPDIPWLDLSLKGYYTTTEDRKRVITPTTTYGSLGVRPGAPLSYSMDTAGFDVSNTARFETFGLNHALTFGIDGAQDDAHTRDRAGGYGAAFTPSGTRNLFGGFMQDEVRFTPWLRAVGALRFDSYELSGGGVTSDGSRVSPKLTIGIEPFKGIEFYGTYAEGYRAPSITETLIQGSHPFPIFNILPNPDLRPEVAHNLEGGVNVQYDGVLKAGDSFRAKASVFHNEIDDYIDSVAVGPVYNVPVVPGMPVQVCAFVPRLCAIGIQDQQYQNIARARLQGAELEAAYDWGGGFVSVAGTLIDGRNTVTGDPLNTVLPNRISTTIGFRLLDETLTVGTRLTFVDDTKWNVSNPEKGYGLVDLFASYRYDENISGDISIQNVFDRQYTQYRNSNASPGLTAKFGLTVKFASR is encoded by the coding sequence ATGATTACCTTCCTGCGCGAAGGGTTTCGCGCGTCCACATCCCCTCGGACTCTTCTTCTCGCGTCTCTGGCCGGACTTCCGTTCACGGCGGCTCATGCGCAGGACGCGGCCCAACCCGTTCCGGCGCCGGACGGCGCCGTGGTTCTCGACACCATCACGGTGACGTCCGGCAAGACCGGGGACAAGGTGATCAACGACCTCGCCGGATCGAGCGTCGTCACGCGCCGGCAGATCGACCTCTTTCAATCGTCGCGCATCTCGGACGCCCTGCAGGGCGTGCCCGGCGTGGCCGTGCAGGAAACCGGGACGGATCCGGGCCAGGCCGTCAACATCCGCGGCCTGCAGGATTTCGGCCGCGTGAACGTGCTCGTGGACGGAGCCCGGCAGGATTACCAGGTAAGCGGCCACGGCGCGAACGGCACCTTCTATCTCGACCCCGAGCTGATCGGTCAGGTGGACATCACCCGCGGCCCGGTCTCGACCGTCTACGGCTCGGGCGCCATCGGCGGCGTCGTGTCGTTCCGCACGCGCACCATCGACGACATCCTCAAGCCCGACGAGACCTACGGCGCGGTCCAGAAATTCGGCGCCGGCACGAACGGCGCCGGCATCGTGACCAACAGCATGGCGGGTGCGCGCATCGGCACGGCCGCGGACGTGTTCGGCCAATTCCTCTACCGCAACACCGGCAATTACCGGGACGGCAACGGCGACAAGGTGCGCGATTCCGAGTCCGAGCTCACTTCCGGCCTGTTCAAGTTCAACCTTTATCCGGCGGATGGCCACACGGTGAGCGGCTCCGCCCTGCTGCAGAACTACGACTTTGCCAATAACGGCGACACGGGCGTCGGGACGCGGTTCAGGAACGACGTCACGGCCAACACCTTCACGCTCGGCTACCGCTTCAACCGCCCCGACATTCCCTGGCTCGATCTGAGCCTGAAGGGTTATTACACCACCACGGAGGACCGGAAGCGGGTCATCACTCCGACCACCACCTACGGCTCCCTCGGCGTGAGGCCCGGCGCACCCCTGTCCTACAGCATGGACACGGCCGGGTTTGACGTCAGCAACACCGCCCGCTTCGAGACCTTCGGGCTGAACCATGCCCTGACATTCGGTATCGACGGCGCGCAGGACGATGCGCATACCCGCGACCGCGCGGGCGGATATGGCGCGGCGTTCACGCCGTCCGGCACGCGCAATCTGTTCGGCGGCTTTATGCAGGACGAGGTGCGATTCACGCCCTGGCTGCGCGCCGTCGGCGCCCTGCGCTTCGACAGCTACGAACTGAGCGGGGGCGGCGTCACGTCCGACGGGTCACGCGTCTCGCCGAAGCTCACAATCGGCATCGAGCCCTTCAAGGGCATCGAGTTCTACGGCACTTATGCGGAAGGCTATCGCGCGCCTTCGATCACCGAGACGCTGATCCAGGGATCGCACCCCTTCCCGATCTTCAACATCCTGCCGAATCCCGACCTGCGGCCGGAAGTGGCGCACAACCTCGAAGGCGGCGTGAACGTCCAGTACGACGGCGTCCTGAAGGCCGGCGACAGCTTCCGCGCCAAGGCGTCGGTGTTCCACAACGAGATCGACGACTACATTGACAGCGTCGCGGTCGGCCCGGTCTACAACGTGCCGGTCGTTCCGGGCATGCCGGTGCAGGTCTGCGCCTTCGTGCCGAGACTGTGCGCCATCGGCATCCAGGACCAGCAGTACCAGAACATCGCCAGGGCGCGCCTGCAGGGCGCCGAGCTCGAGGCCGCATACGATTGGGGCGGCGGGTTCGTGTCCGTGGCCGGCACGCTCATCGACGGCCGGAACACCGTCACGGGCGATCCGCTCAACACGGTCCTACCGAACCGGATCAGCACCACGATCGGCTTCCGTCTCCTCGACGAGACGCTCACGGTCGGAACGCGCCTGACCTTCGTCGACGACACCAAGTGGAACGTCTCGAATCCCGAGAAGGGCTACGGCCTCGTCGATCTGTTCGCGTCCTACCGCTACGACGAGAACATCAGCGGCGACATCAGCATCCAGAACGTCTTCGACCGGCAATACACCCAGTATCGGAACAGCAACGCGAGCCCGGGCCTCACGGCGAAGTTCGGCCTCACGGTGAAGTTCGCCAGCCGCTGA
- the rpoN gene encoding RNA polymerase factor sigma-54, whose translation MNAVGSTQRLELRQGPALTLTPELLQSIGLLQLSHLELCAFVEAELERNPLLQQAEVDAAPPVSSPASAPPASQVDGTGRLFPFVPARRREAAMAKGAGSSGGSIPGEAREDLEAVAAQPLSLAAHLDAQLALATADPVLRAIGHDLVHSLDEAGYLRDETDAVARRLGRPLADVEAALALVQSLDPPGIGARSLSECLSLQLRERGRLDRPMEILLARLDLVAKGDLAALARLCGLGEAELRARLAEIRRLDPKPGLAFSSAALDLLVPDVLVREDPAGGLAVELNPETLPRLLVDRSYYARVRPAARSEADRTFLTECLRSAQWLARSLDRRADTVLKVAAAIVRHQEAFIRQGADHLRPLTLRAIAEEVGLHESTISRVVANKALGTPRGTIALKLLFGAALTGTSGEAHAARAVQERIRRLVAAEEPGQALSDGDIARKLDEAGIRVARRTVAKYRETLRIPPVSRRRRPI comes from the coding sequence ATGAATGCCGTGGGTTCGACACAACGGCTGGAGCTGCGCCAGGGCCCGGCCCTGACCCTGACCCCCGAGCTCCTGCAGTCGATCGGCCTTCTCCAGCTCTCCCATCTGGAACTCTGCGCCTTCGTGGAGGCCGAGCTGGAGCGCAATCCCCTGCTCCAACAGGCGGAGGTCGATGCGGCCCCGCCCGTATCTTCACCTGCCTCTGCTCCGCCAGCGTCCCAGGTCGACGGGACCGGCCGGCTCTTTCCATTCGTCCCGGCCCGGCGCCGGGAGGCCGCCATGGCAAAGGGCGCCGGATCTTCGGGCGGCTCAATCCCCGGCGAGGCACGGGAGGATCTGGAAGCCGTCGCGGCGCAACCCTTAAGCCTCGCAGCGCATCTCGACGCCCAGCTCGCCCTCGCGACTGCCGATCCGGTCCTGCGCGCCATCGGGCACGATCTCGTCCACAGCCTGGACGAGGCGGGCTATCTCCGGGACGAGACGGACGCCGTCGCCCGGCGCCTCGGCCGGCCTCTTGCGGACGTGGAAGCGGCGCTCGCCCTCGTGCAAAGCCTCGATCCACCCGGGATCGGCGCGCGCAGCCTCTCGGAATGCCTGTCTCTGCAGCTGCGGGAGCGCGGTCGGCTCGACCGGCCCATGGAGATCCTCCTCGCCCGGCTCGACCTTGTCGCCAAGGGAGACCTTGCGGCCCTGGCGCGCCTCTGCGGCCTTGGCGAGGCGGAGCTTCGGGCGCGGTTGGCCGAGATCAGGCGCCTCGATCCCAAGCCCGGCCTCGCCTTCTCGTCCGCCGCCCTCGATCTTCTCGTCCCGGACGTGCTGGTGCGCGAAGACCCGGCCGGCGGCCTGGCGGTGGAACTCAACCCCGAGACCCTGCCGCGCCTTCTCGTCGACCGCTCCTATTACGCTCGCGTCAGGCCGGCGGCCCGCAGCGAGGCGGACCGGACCTTCCTGACGGAGTGTCTCCGGAGCGCCCAATGGCTCGCCCGCAGCCTCGACCGGCGCGCCGATACGGTCCTGAAGGTCGCGGCCGCGATCGTGCGGCACCAGGAAGCCTTCATCCGGCAGGGCGCCGATCATTTGCGCCCCCTGACCCTGCGGGCCATCGCCGAGGAGGTCGGCCTGCACGAATCCACGATCTCGCGGGTCGTCGCCAACAAGGCGCTCGGGACGCCGCGGGGGACCATCGCGTTGAAGCTCCTTTTCGGCGCTGCTCTGACGGGCACGTCCGGCGAGGCGCACGCGGCCCGCGCCGTGCAGGAGCGCATCCGCAGGCTCGTGGCGGCCGAGGAGCCGGGACAGGCCCTCTCGGACGGCGACATCGCGCGGAAACTGGACGAGGCGGGCATCCGCGTGGCCCGGCGCACCGTGGCCAAATACCGTGAAACCTTGCGAATCCCGCCTGTCTCCCGCCGTCGACGGCCCATATGA
- the lptC gene encoding LPS export ABC transporter periplasmic protein LptC: MAGTKGITMGTGPAARSDSRLRDFSKARRHSRWVRFAKIAIPLGSLIALGIVVTLAYFNPFRNIEGLSVGAIGVNGTQVTMESPKLTGFRNDNRPYEVTATQATQDVRKPNFVELKELRARIVTDDKGSAARLQAAFGVLDTQKEQMNLRQEVRVHTDAGQQVDLRSAFVDFKAGRVLSEEPVTVTLSNGLIEAEGLEVTENGKIMHFKGRVRTTFANGSSDGSTPPAAGVAAPPAQPTSLRP, translated from the coding sequence GTGGCGGGAACGAAGGGAATCACCATGGGAACCGGTCCGGCCGCGCGGTCGGACTCGCGCCTGCGCGACTTTTCCAAGGCGCGCCGCCATTCCCGCTGGGTCCGCTTCGCTAAGATCGCCATCCCGCTGGGCTCCCTGATCGCCCTCGGAATCGTCGTCACCCTCGCGTATTTCAATCCGTTCCGGAACATCGAGGGCCTGTCGGTCGGCGCCATCGGGGTCAACGGCACCCAGGTCACCATGGAGAGCCCCAAGCTCACGGGCTTCCGTAACGACAATCGCCCCTACGAGGTGACCGCCACCCAGGCGACCCAGGACGTGCGCAAGCCCAATTTCGTCGAGCTCAAGGAGCTGCGCGCCCGCATCGTCACCGACGACAAGGGCAGCGCCGCCCGCCTGCAGGCGGCCTTCGGCGTGCTCGACACCCAGAAGGAGCAGATGAACCTGCGCCAGGAGGTCCGCGTCCACACGGATGCGGGCCAGCAGGTGGATCTCCGCTCCGCTTTCGTGGACTTCAAGGCCGGCCGGGTCCTCTCCGAGGAGCCCGTTACCGTGACCCTCAGCAACGGCCTGATCGAGGCCGAAGGACTCGAGGTAACGGAGAACGGCAAGATCATGCATTTCAAGGGCCGCGTCCGCACGACCTTCGCGAACGGCTCCTCCGACGGTTCCACTCCTCCCGCCGCGGGCGTCGCCGCCCCGCCAGCGCAACCGACAAGTCTCCGCCCATGA
- a CDS encoding ribonuclease D gives MTTRFHRGDLPADYRPGPAIAIDTETLGLNPHRDRLCVVQISTGDGNADVVQILKDGPPPENLIRVLGDESVLKIFHYARFDLAVLFHAFGVMPRPVYCTKIASRLVRTYTDRHGLKDLARELLGVELSKQQQSSDWGAGTLTQAQLDYAASDVLHLHALKDKLDGMLERENRLGIAHQCFSFLPTRAQLDLLGWPETDIFAHS, from the coding sequence ATGACCACGCGCTTCCATCGCGGCGACCTGCCCGCCGATTACCGGCCCGGCCCGGCCATCGCGATCGACACCGAGACCCTCGGCCTGAATCCCCATCGGGACCGGCTCTGCGTCGTGCAGATCTCCACGGGCGACGGCAATGCCGACGTGGTGCAGATCCTCAAGGACGGCCCTCCCCCCGAGAACCTGATCCGGGTGCTCGGCGACGAGAGCGTGCTCAAGATCTTCCACTATGCCCGGTTCGATCTCGCGGTGCTGTTCCACGCCTTCGGAGTCATGCCCCGCCCGGTCTACTGCACCAAGATCGCCTCGCGGCTCGTGCGCACCTATACGGACCGCCACGGCCTCAAGGACCTGGCGCGGGAGCTTCTGGGCGTGGAACTGTCGAAGCAGCAGCAATCCTCCGACTGGGGCGCCGGGACGCTCACCCAGGCCCAGCTCGACTATGCGGCCTCGGACGTGCTCCACCTCCATGCCCTCAAGGACAAGCTCGACGGGATGCTCGAGCGGGAGAACCGCCTGGGCATCGCCCACCAGTGCTTCAGCTTCCTGCCGACCCGGGCGCAGCTCGACCTTCTCGGCTGGCCCGAGACGGACATCTTCGCGCATAGTTGA
- a CDS encoding antibiotic biosynthesis monooxygenase produces MFIAMNRFKVLKDATAEFEERWLTRDSRLHELEGFLEFHMLRGPEREDHILYSSHTLWASRENFEAWTRSEQFRASHARTGGKALTLGHPEFEGFEVFQTITPKLRAAE; encoded by the coding sequence ATGTTCATCGCCATGAACCGCTTCAAGGTCCTGAAGGATGCCACCGCCGAGTTCGAGGAGCGCTGGCTGACCCGGGACAGCCGCCTGCACGAGCTCGAAGGCTTCCTCGAATTCCACATGCTGCGCGGCCCCGAGCGGGAGGACCACATCCTCTATTCGTCGCACACGCTTTGGGCCTCGCGGGAGAATTTCGAGGCCTGGACCCGCTCCGAGCAGTTCCGCGCATCTCACGCCCGCACGGGCGGCAAGGCGCTCACGCTGGGCCATCCGGAATTCGAGGGCTTCGAGGTTTTTCAGACCATCACGCCCAAGCTCCGGGCGGCGGAGTAA
- a CDS encoding HugZ family protein, which produces MMKDAFLPVDPEARLCAKALMRTARYGSLATNDRETGGPFASLVSVGTDLDGSPVILTSGLSTHTRLLEADPRCSLLLASVGKGDPLAHPRLTLSAQATRLDREATSGIRERYLRQHPKAALYVDFPDFAFWRLSILSGSLNGGFGRAYRMAPDDLLVESRALPRLREIEAEAVAHMNADHSDTVALYATRLCHAREGAWRLIGLDPEGIQLALGDEILRLAFPQILTQTEDLRPALMDLARRARSESAPIDAQAYQAS; this is translated from the coding sequence ATGATGAAGGATGCGTTCCTGCCCGTCGACCCGGAGGCGCGCCTGTGTGCGAAAGCGCTCATGCGCACGGCGCGTTATGGCAGCCTGGCGACGAACGATCGCGAGACCGGCGGGCCCTTCGCGAGCCTGGTCTCAGTCGGTACGGACCTGGACGGGTCGCCGGTGATCCTCACCTCCGGACTGTCCACTCATACGCGCCTGCTCGAAGCCGATCCGCGCTGCTCCCTGTTGCTTGCCTCGGTCGGCAAGGGCGATCCCCTGGCCCATCCGCGCCTGACCCTCTCGGCACAGGCGACCCGGCTCGACCGGGAGGCGACTTCCGGCATTCGGGAACGCTACCTTCGGCAGCATCCCAAGGCCGCGCTCTATGTGGATTTTCCGGATTTCGCCTTCTGGCGTCTCTCGATCCTGTCCGGGAGCCTCAACGGTGGATTCGGCCGTGCCTACCGCATGGCCCCCGACGATCTCCTGGTGGAGTCCCGGGCCCTGCCCAGGCTCCGGGAGATTGAGGCGGAGGCCGTCGCGCACATGAACGCAGACCATTCCGATACGGTCGCGCTCTATGCGACACGGCTCTGCCATGCCCGGGAGGGGGCTTGGCGCCTGATCGGTCTCGATCCGGAGGGTATTCAGCTCGCGCTTGGAGACGAAATCCTGCGTCTCGCTTTCCCGCAGATCCTCACACAGACGGAGGATCTGCGGCCTGCGCTCATGGATCTTGCGCGACGGGCGCGGAGCGAGTCCGCGCCCATCGATGCCCAGGCTTACCAGGCGTCGTAA
- a CDS encoding DUF1236 domain-containing protein produces the protein MRVPFLATVAVAALTLSIPAFAQTGSGTSGGAAGAAGGAASGSVSGGTSGGVSGGTSGTTSAPTMKPSGGTGSTAAPAPNTTGSTSGNAASGTSSKAPSGAAGATTSGSAATHTNTTNAPHTTGSTATNVTVSTEQRTEISHAFRSVHVEPLSNVNFTVSVGSVIPTTVTTLHTCPSDVVRILNGLPECRYVVVRDKIVIVEPSTRKIVTVIERQG, from the coding sequence ATGCGCGTTCCATTCCTGGCCACGGTCGCCGTAGCGGCCCTGACCCTGAGCATTCCGGCCTTCGCCCAGACGGGCTCGGGCACGTCCGGAGGCGCGGCTGGCGCGGCCGGCGGAGCGGCTTCCGGCAGCGTCTCGGGCGGGACCTCCGGTGGGGTTTCGGGTGGAACCTCCGGCACCACCTCGGCACCGACCATGAAGCCTTCGGGCGGCACGGGCAGCACGGCCGCTCCGGCGCCGAACACCACCGGCAGCACCTCGGGTAACGCCGCCTCTGGCACGTCCAGCAAGGCCCCGTCCGGAGCAGCAGGCGCGACCACATCGGGCAGCGCCGCGACGCACACGAACACGACCAATGCGCCGCATACGACGGGCAGCACCGCAACCAATGTCACGGTATCGACTGAACAGCGTACGGAGATCAGCCACGCCTTCCGGTCCGTGCATGTGGAGCCGCTCAGCAACGTGAATTTCACGGTCAGCGTCGGGTCGGTCATTCCGACGACCGTCACGACCCTGCACACCTGCCCGAGCGATGTGGTGCGCATCCTCAACGGGCTTCCCGAATGCCGCTACGTGGTGGTGCGCGACAAGATCGTCATCGTTGAGCCGAGCACCCGCAAGATCGTCACCGTGATCGAACGCCAGGGCTGA
- the hutX gene encoding heme utilization cystosolic carrier protein HutX yields the protein MTEIANDPIRQALAEKPDGILEAVAEAHGVSLQAVLDRLPDGAAIRAPGRLFEEIWNDLTGWGEIMFIVHTRDGVFECKGSLPPGTFGRGSFNIHGDSPIGGHLRADRCRFVYFVDRPFFGRRSCSVQFVNEDGGVMFKVFVGRNADRSLKEDQVARFEALCDRYRAAADEAA from the coding sequence ATGACCGAGATTGCGAACGATCCGATCCGGCAGGCCCTCGCCGAAAAGCCGGACGGGATTTTGGAGGCGGTCGCGGAAGCCCATGGAGTGTCCTTGCAGGCGGTGCTCGACCGCCTGCCCGACGGCGCCGCGATCCGGGCGCCGGGGCGTCTCTTCGAGGAGATCTGGAACGACCTGACCGGGTGGGGCGAGATCATGTTCATCGTGCACACCCGCGACGGCGTCTTCGAGTGCAAGGGCAGCCTTCCGCCCGGAACTTTCGGGCGCGGCTCCTTCAACATCCATGGCGACAGCCCCATCGGCGGGCACCTGCGGGCCGACCGCTGCCGGTTCGTCTATTTCGTCGACCGGCCCTTCTTCGGCCGGCGCTCCTGCTCGGTGCAGTTCGTGAACGAGGATGGCGGCGTGATGTTCAAGGTCTTCGTCGGCCGCAATGCCGACCGCAGCCTCAAGGAGGACCAGGTCGCCCGCTTCGAGGCCCTGTGCGACCGCTATCGTGCAGCCGCGGATGAAGCCGCATGA
- a CDS encoding energy transducer TonB encodes MGAARASVRRIVRPGGRRLHLPVSKGLPAAKKAPSGLSARSTGLRPPEPVEPRVDAGARWPVPTRARRSWAGLLLSWVLHGGTALAASLLLIPVQDGIPPGSPEPIEVEIISADAFDSAFAESGASPAETQPTEETLPEIPLPPELPPLADTDLLPVPEIPPVPPVPDPAEALAREVTPPEPVAEARSVPPDAEAISEEKPPEEKPEVKEEAKAEPEETVADVPPPKPPTPPTPKPPERKVAPKPPAKKAAAKTLPRPAAPGRGETGKGQDSASALAATRGSQGRNGAAGSGFSASFRSRVMAHLARYKRYPEAAHRQQLQGRVLVTFSFDTAGRVTAVTLAGSSGHGLLDAEALAWVRRASPFPAIPPESGQAIASFTAPLVFDLN; translated from the coding sequence ATGGGCGCCGCAAGAGCATCCGTACGGCGCATCGTCCGGCCGGGCGGCAGGCGTTTGCATCTGCCGGTCTCGAAAGGCCTGCCGGCCGCCAAGAAGGCGCCGTCCGGCCTCAGCGCCCGAAGCACCGGCCTGCGGCCGCCGGAGCCGGTCGAGCCGCGCGTCGATGCGGGCGCACGCTGGCCCGTGCCGACCCGGGCGCGCCGGAGCTGGGCCGGGCTTCTCCTGTCCTGGGTCCTGCACGGCGGAACCGCCCTTGCGGCGAGCCTTCTGCTGATCCCCGTGCAGGACGGCATTCCGCCGGGATCGCCGGAGCCCATCGAGGTGGAGATCATCAGCGCCGATGCGTTCGACTCCGCCTTCGCCGAGTCCGGCGCCTCGCCGGCCGAGACGCAGCCCACCGAAGAAACGCTGCCCGAGATCCCGCTGCCGCCGGAACTGCCGCCGCTCGCCGACACCGATCTTCTCCCGGTGCCCGAGATTCCTCCCGTTCCGCCTGTTCCCGATCCGGCGGAGGCTTTGGCCCGCGAGGTGACCCCGCCCGAGCCCGTGGCGGAGGCCCGCAGCGTCCCGCCGGACGCAGAGGCGATCTCTGAAGAAAAGCCTCCGGAAGAGAAGCCAGAGGTTAAGGAAGAGGCGAAGGCCGAGCCCGAGGAGACCGTCGCGGATGTCCCGCCTCCCAAGCCGCCGACACCTCCGACGCCGAAGCCCCCGGAGCGGAAGGTCGCGCCCAAGCCGCCCGCGAAGAAAGCCGCCGCGAAGACGCTGCCGCGTCCCGCCGCGCCCGGACGGGGAGAGACTGGCAAGGGCCAGGATTCCGCCTCGGCGCTTGCGGCAACGCGCGGGTCGCAGGGCCGGAACGGCGCGGCCGGGAGCGGCTTCTCGGCGAGCTTCCGCTCCCGCGTGATGGCGCATCTCGCCCGCTACAAGCGCTACCCCGAGGCCGCCCACCGCCAGCAGCTGCAGGGGCGGGTCCTCGTGACCTTCTCGTTCGACACGGCGGGCCGCGTGACCGCCGTCACCCTCGCCGGCTCATCCGGCCACGGGCTCCTCGATGCGGAAGCCCTGGCCTGGGTGCGCCGCGCCTCACCCTTTCCGGCGATTCCTCCCGAGAGCGGGCAGGCAATCGCCAGCTTCACGGCCCCTCTCGTTTTCGATTTGAACTAG